DNA from Microbacterium foliorum:
CGACGAGCCCGCATCCGACCACCATCAGCATGAGCGGTGCGTCGCGCTCCCAGGCGATGCCGATCGTCCACAGCACCGTGCCTGCCGCGGCCAGCACCGTCGGGCCGGCCGCGAGCTTCACCAGACGGCGGGCGTCTTCGTGCACGGGGCCATCGGTCTTCAGCGCGACGAACAGCACCCCGTGCAGGAAGAACAGCAGCAGGGTCGTGGCTCCGACGAGCAGCGCGTACGGGTTCAGCAGCGCGAAGAACCCGCCCACGTAGATGTGGTTCGCATCGATCGCCACGCCCTGCACGATGTTGCCGAAGGCGACGCCCCAGAGCAGCGCGGGCACGGCCGAGCCGATCACGATCATCCGATCGAATCCGGCCTTCCACTGCGCGCTCTCGCGCTGGTGCCGGTATTCGAACGACACCCCCCGCAGGATCAGCGCGAGCAGGATCAGCAGCAGCGGCAGGTAGAACCCGCTGAACAGTGTCGCGTACCACTCGGGGAACGAGGCGAACAGGCACGCGCCGGCGACGATGACCCAGGTCTCGTTGAGATCCCAGATCGGGCCGATCGTGTTGATGACCTGGCGCCGTGAGACGTCGTTCTTGCCGAGGAACGGCAGCGACATGCCCACGCCGAAGTCGAACCCGTCGAGCACGAAGTAGCCGACGAAGAGGAAGGCGACGATCCAGAACCACATGTATTCCATGACTGCTCCCTCTCAGTACACGACCGACGGCAGCTGGGCCGTCTCCTCGTGGGGCTGCTCTTCGGTGTCGGGGCCCTTCTGGGCCGCGCGGATGATGAGACGGATCTCGACCACGGCGAGCGCGGCGTAGATCGCGGTGAAGGCGATCAGCGAGATGAGGACTTCGACGCCGCTGACGCCGGGCGAGACGCCGTCCTGGGTGGTCATCAGCCCGAACACGATCCAGGGCTGTCTGCCCATCTCGGTGAAGACCCAGCCCATGATGTTGGCGACGAGCGCCAGCGGGAACGACCAGATCGCGAGCTTCCACATCCACGGAGCCGGCGGCTTCTTGGCTCCCTTGCGGGTGAGCCAGAGTCCGACGACGGCGACGAGCGCGGCGGCCATGCCCAGGCCGATCATCCAGCGGAACGCCCAGTAGGTCACCCAGAGGATCGGGGCGAACTCGGTGAGACCGGTGTCGGCGAAGGTGGTGGCGTACTCGGCGTTGAGGTCGTTGATGCCGTGCACGCAGGCGTCGAACGTGTGGGTCGACAGCAGCGACAGCAGGTACGGCACGCGGATAGAGAACAACTCGGAGCTGCCGTCGGGCGTGCCGAGCGTGAAGAGGCTGAAGGAGGCATCCGGTCCGCACACCGTGTTGAAGGTCGCCTCGGCGGCCGCCATCTTCATGGGCTGTGCGGCGTACATCGCGAGACCCAGCTGGTCGCCGGTGAGTACGACGCCCGCGGTGGAGAAGATCATCGCCCAGAGCCCGAACTTCAGCGAGATGCGCATCGTGTCGAAGTGCTGTCCCCGTGCCAGGTGCCAGGCCGAGACCGAGATGACGACACCGGCCGCGAACATCAGCGCGCCGAAGATCGTGTGCGGGAACGCCGCGAGGGCGACGGGGTTGGTCAGCAGAGCCCAGAAGTCGACCAGCTCGGCGCGGTTCGTCACGGGGTTGTACTCGTAGCCGACCGGGTTCTGCATGAACGCGTTGGCGGCGATGATGAAGTACGCCGAGAGGATGCTGCCGATCGAGACGCACCAGATGGTGGCCAGGTGCAGCTTCTGCGGGAGCTTGTCCCATCCGAAGATCCACAGCCCGATGAACGTCGCCTCGAAGAAGAAGGCGAGCAGTCCCTCGAAGGCGAGCGGGGCGCCGAACACGTCGCCGACGAACCGGGAGTAGTCCGACCAGTTCATGCCGAACTGGAACTCCTGCACGATGCCCGTGACCACGCCCATGGCGAAGTTGATCAGGAAGATCTTGCCGAAGAACCGCGTGAGGTGCAGGTACTGCACCTTGCCGGTGCGCACCCACGCGGTCTGGAAGATCGCGGCGACGAGCGCCATGCCGATCGTGAGCGGCACGAAGAGGTAGTGGTAGACGGTGGTGAGTCCGAACTGCCATCGGGACAGGACCAGCGGGTCGAGCCATTCCATGAGCCACTCCTTCTTCGCGCCCTGGTGCCACGCTAATGACGGGCCTGCCGCCCCCGAGGGGCCGCCGGCCGTGAATAAGGCAGATGTGCGCCTAGGCGGCGGTCATCTCCGTCAGCGTCAGCTGTACGACGCACTCCGCAGGTACAGCGCAGTCCGCCGGGAGGGCGGAGGTGCGCACGGCCTCGGCGGCGAGCGGCCCACCGGCTTGGGTGAGCACCCCCTGCATGAGGCCGAGGTGCACGGTGCACAGCATCGGACGGTCTTCGGCGCGACCCGCGGCGTGCGGGCACGGGCTGAGATCGACGGTGAGCTGCTCGTCATCGACGACGGGCTCGAAGCCGCTCTCTTCCAAGTGTTCGATCAGGGCGTCCAGCTGGTAGGTCGCGTCGCGACCCAGAGCCGAGGCGGATGCCGGCATCACCCGGCGCAGCAGGTCGCCGCGCTCGGCCGCGGCCTTGGCCTTGTTCCTCGCGATGGGGCTCGACGCGTCGGCCGTGCCGGTGGCGGCGCTGTACAGGGTGCGCGGGCGGCCGCGGGTGGTGCGGTGCTCGCTCGCCTGGATCACATAGCCGCCTTCGATGAGGCGCTGCAGGTGCTCGCGCACCGTGTTCGGATGCAGGCCCGTGGCCTGGCAGAGCTCGTCGATCGTGCGCTCCGCGCGCGTCTGCACGAGATGCAGGAGCTGCACCCGGGAGAACGTCGAGATCGGCCCGCAGACGGGCCCGCCATTGGCCATGACTCCAGTATCCCGCGGGCTCCGGACGACTTCGAGGTGTTCGGCCGTGAATAATGCTCCCGCTGATAGGGATGTCAGATGCCGGCGATAGCCTGACAGCATGGCCACCCGAAAACCCGCCCCTCCCGCCTACGTCTGCACCGAGTGCGGATGGACGACGGCGAAGTGGGTCGGCCGCTGCGCCGAGTGCCAGCAGTGGGGCACCGTGCAGGAACAGGGCGCGCAGACCGGCATCCTGAGCCGGATCACTCCCCTCGCCCCGACAGCGGCGAAGGCCGCCCGCCCGATCACGCAGATCACGACCGAAGACGCCCCTCGCCGCACGAGCGGGGTGGGCGAGTTCGACCGGGTGCTCGGCGGCGGCATCGTGCCCGGGGCCGCGATCCTGCTCAGCGGCGAGCCGGGTGTCGGCAAGTCGACCCTGCTGCTCGAGGTCGCGGCGAAGGCGGCGAGCTCGGGTCGGCGGGTGCTCTACGCGAGCGCAGAGGAGTCCCCGGCCCAGGTGCGGCTGCGCGCCGAACGCACCGGGGCGCTGCACGACGAGCTGTATCTCGCGAGCGAGACCGATCTCGCGACGATCCTGGGGCACATCGACGAGGTGCAGCCGCAGCTCGTGATCGTCGACTCGGTGCAGACGGTGTCGTCGTCGCTGATCGACGGAGCCGCGGGCCAGCCGAGCCAGGTGCGCGAGGTCGCATCGGCGCTGATCCGCGTGGCGAAAGACCGCGGTCTGCCGATCATCATCGTCGGCCATGTCACGAAAGACGGCCAGGTGGCCGGCCCCCGGGTGCTCGAGCATCTCGTCGACGTCGTGTGCCACTTCGAGGGCGACAGGCAGACGTCGTTGCGTTTCATCCGGGCGCTGAAGAACCGATTCGGCCCGACCGACGAGGTCGGATGCTTCGAGATGACGGGCGACGGCATCTCCGAGGTGCCCGATCCCTCCGGCCTGTTCCTCTCGCAGGGTGCGACCGAGCCGGGGACCTGCGTGGCGATCTCTCTCGAAGGGCGCCGTGCGCTCCCCGTCGAGGTGCAGGCGCTCACGATCACCACGACCGCTCCGAACCCGCGACGTGTCGTGCACGGTCTCGACTCGTCGCGGGTGGCGATGGTGCTGGCGATCCTCGAGCGGCGCGCGGGGATCAAGACCAGCACGCTCGACGTGTACGTGTCGACGGTCGGTGGCGTGCGCTTCACGGAACCGGCCGCCGATCTCGCCATCGCGATCGCCGTCGCCGGGTCGATCCAGCAGATATCCGTGCCGCGCACCGTCGCCGCCGTGGGCGAGCTCAGCCTCGCGGGCGAGATCCGCCCCGTGACCCAATCGGCTCAGCGTCGATCCGAGGCCGCGCGGCTCGGCTACGAGCAGGTCGTCGATGACCGGTCGAAGACCCTCCGCGCCGCACTCAACGACGTCAGGGCTCGCAACACGAACCGACGCAGCGACGCGGACATTCCGCCTTTCTGACCCGCCCGGCTTCGGCCGCCCGCGAGACAGCCGGGGCCACTTTCGCACCGGAAACGCCGGCGCCCGGCGCCGAACTGACCCCGCCCAGACCCCAGGTGCGGAACTGACCCCGCCCAGGTCCGTTCTGCCCTGCCCTGCCCCGCGAGCGCCCCGCCCCGCGAGCTGCCCTGCGTCACTTTCGCACCGGGCCGCGAGCTGCCCGGCCCTGCTCTGCGAGCTGCCCTGCCCTGCTCTGCCCTGCCCTGCCCTGCTCTGCCCCGCCCTGCGAGCTGCCCTGCGGGGTCACTTTCGCACCGGGCCGCCATCCGGGGTCACTTTCGCACCCGAAACGCCCGCATCCGGTGCCAAACTGACCCCGCCCAGGTCCGTTCTGTCCTGCCCTGCCCTGCGAGCGCCCCGCCCCGCGAGCTGCCCTGCTCTGCCCTGCCCTGTCCCACTCCCTGCCCTGCCCTGCCCTGCGAGCTACCCTGCGGGGTTACTTTCGCACCGGGCCGCCATCCGGGGTCACTTCCGCATCCGAAACCCCCGAATCCGGTGCAGAAGTGGCCCCGCCCAGGCCTCACGTGCAGAACTGACCCCGCCCAGCGGTGCCCTGCCCCACTCCACGCCCTCCCCACATCCGCCCGCCGGGGTCACTTTTGCATCGCGCGGCCAGCCGGGGTCACTTCCGCATCCGAAACCCCCGAATCCGGTGCAGAAGTGGCCCCCCATGCGGATGGGGTGCGAAAGTGACCCCGCATCGAGATGGCTCCGCCCCGCAAGCGCCCCGCGCTCGCCCCGGGCTGGCCAGGGTCACTTCCGCATCGCGCGGCCAGCCGGGGTCACTTCCGCATCCGAAACCCCCGAATCCGGTGCACAACTGACCCCGCACACGGATGCGGTGCGAAAGTGACCCCGCACACGCCCCGGATGCGCAAGCGCCCGGTGGCGGGATGGCTGCGCCACGCCCCGCTCGCATCGCACCGGCCGCCAGCGGTCCTGCTGGCAGGTCCGCGCATCGGACGCGCGCCGAATCACCGGGCTCAGGTCACGACGCCGAGCGCCGCCGCGGTCAGGCTTCCAGCGCTTTGAGGATCTCTTCGGGCGATGCCTGCATCGGATGCGGTCCCGCGATGTCGAGGAACACCGTCGTGATCGGATGCGTGCCGAGGAACGCCCGCAGCCAGTCAGCCGTGTAGATGCCCACGCCCGGTGGCAGGTTGCCGGGCTTGTTCCGGGCATCGCTGAACAGGAGCAGCGCCAGATCGCCGGAGTTCGGATCGCGATACGTCCACACCTCGCCGCTGTCGAGCGGATTGTCGCGCGCTCCCGGCTTCACCAGGGGTACGACCGTGGTCCCGTGACGCAGTGCCAGGGCGACGGCGGCGACGTCCTGCTTCTCCAGAGCCTGCGCGAGCGCCTCCGACCGGAAGTCCTCGGGTGCGGGCTTCTTCTTCGCCGACTTCGCGGACTTCGCCTTCTTCGCTGCCATGCATCCAGCATATTCAGCCGCAGCCGCAGCCGCGGCCGGCGCCGACATCACGGCGGCATCGAGCCCGCACCGCGAAGGGCAAGAAGTGGGGCCCTCTCGAGTCATCCATTGGGGACTGGGGTACTCGAGAGGGCCCTCGGACCCCCGGGCGGCATGTCGAAGCGCTGGGGACGCTGAGCTCGACGCCATTGGGGATGGCATGCGCCGCAAGTCTGCGAGGGTCACCCCAATGGTATCCCAAACAAAGGACGGTGTCAGCCCGAAACTGAGTGCAGGTCTGTATTCAAGACCTTCGTCCACTGTCGTACCCGACCAGCGGCGCACCGGATCGCTCTCAGTAGAGCAGGATCTGAGCGGTGGTCGCGCCCTTGAAGCCGCCGATCTCGACCGACACATGATACGAGGCTCCGCCGCCGGGAGCGCGAGGACGGTTCTCGTCTGCGCAGGTCTCGACGCTCGACCGGGTGCGATCCCAGGTCACCGGCACCTTGCTGGTCACGGTGGCGCCCGCGGCGAGGGTGGCGATCATGCTGCTCGGATTCTCCTGGCAGTCGGTCGACGTCCACCACACATCGGAACCACTCGACACGGTGAATCGCTGCGTCGTCGAGCCGACGTCGATCGCGCAGTCCGTCGATCCGCGATTCGTCAGCGAGATCGACAGCTGCGGCAGGACGCCGGCCGGGTAGGACTCGGCATCCGTGACGGCGGCGACCTCGACATCCCCCGCCTCGCAGGCGACGAGCCCCGGCGATTCCTCCGCCGACGGCTCGGGCTCGGGTGCGGGCGACTCCGACGGGGTCGCATCCGGCGAGGCCGACGGCGTCGCGCTGGACGTCGCCGACGAGGTCGGCACCGGTCCGGCATCCGTCGCGCTCGCCCAGGGACGAGCGACCAGGGCCCACACGGCGGCGGCGATCACCGCCAGAAGCAGGATCACCGCGACCAGGGTCACCAGACGCCGACGACGGTAGACGGCGGCGGACTGACGGGGCATGATCCCAGGTTAGTTGAGGGCCTTGAGCATCCTGGTGTTGCCGAGCGTGTTCGGCTTGACGTGGGCGAGGTCGAGGAACTCCTCGACACCGGCATCGCCGCTGCGCAGCAGCTGGGAGTACACATCGGAGTCGACGACCTGCTCGCCGATGGGCGTGTAGCCGCGGCGGCCGAAGAAATCGACCTCGAATGTGAGGCAGAACAGCCGGCTGAGACCGAGCACCCTCGCCTGTTCTTCGAGGCGGCCCACGATGGCTCCGCCGACGCCGTGGTGCAGCCAGTCCTCCCGCACGAGCAGGGTGCGCACTTCGCCGAGGTCCTCCCAGAACACGTGCAGCGCACCGCACCCGATCAGCTGCCCGTCGGCTTCGGCCACGACGAACTCCTGCACCGCGCCGTAGAGGACGGCGAGATCCTTGCCGAGGAGGATCCGCTGCTCGACCATCGGCTGCAGGAGGTTGCGGATGCCGACGATGTCCGCGCTGCGCGCCGGACGGACGATGTACTCACTCACGTCGTCAAGCCTAGAACCCGCCACCCCCGAGACCCTGAGTCCGCGCGGAGCGCCGAGAACCCCCGGGCACGGAAAAGGGGCGGATGCACTCGCATCCGCCCCCTTCCGACTCAGACCGGGATCACTCCCCGCTGGCGACCGCCAGGTCGGGGGTGGCCGAGATCTCTCCGCCGGTGTTCACGCCGACGGCGACCTTCTCGCCACGCGGGCCGTGCTCGAACAGGAACTCGCCGTCCTTCGCATCGACCTTCACGTGGTCGCCGGGGTTGAGCTCACCGTGCAGGATCTTCTCCGACAGGCGGTCCTCGACCTCGTGCTGCATCGCGCGACGCAGCGGGCGGGCACCGAGTGCCGGGTCGAACCCGATCTCGATGAGACGCTCCTTGGCCGTCTGCGAGAGCTCGATCGTCATGTCGCGGTCGAGCAGACGCTCTCCGAGGCGCTTCGTGAACAGATCGACGATCTGCACGAGCTCGCTCTTCGACAGCTGCGGGAACACGATGATGTCGTCGACACGGTTGAGGAACTCGGGCTTGAAGTTGCGCTTGAGCTCCTCGTTGACCTTGCCCTTCATCCGCTCGTAGTTGGTCGAGTTGACGCCCTCGATCTGGAAGCCGACCGGACCGCCCGCGATGTCACGAGCACCGAGGTTGGTGGTCATGATGATGACGGTGTTCTTGAAGTCGATCATGCGTCCCTGACCATCGGTCAGACGACCCTCTTCGAGGATCTGCAGGAGCGAGTTGAAGATGTCGGGGTGGGCCTTCTCGATCTCGTCGAACAGCACCACGCTGAACGGCTTGCGACGCACCTTCTCGGTGAGCTGTCCACCCTCTTCGAATCCGACGAACCCGGGAGGGGCACCGAACAGACGCGAGACGGTGTGCTTCTCACCGAATTCACTCATGTCGAGCGAGATGAGAGCGGCTTCGTCGTCGAACAGGAACTCGGCGAGCGCCTTGGCGAGCTCGGTCTTTCCGACACCCGTGGGGCCGGCGAAGATGAACGAGCCCGAGGGACGCTTCGGGTCCTTGAGGCCGGCGCGCTGACGACGGATGGTCTTGGAGAGCGCCGCGATGGCCTCCT
Protein-coding regions in this window:
- a CDS encoding cytochrome ubiquinol oxidase subunit I yields the protein MEWLDPLVLSRWQFGLTTVYHYLFVPLTIGMALVAAIFQTAWVRTGKVQYLHLTRFFGKIFLINFAMGVVTGIVQEFQFGMNWSDYSRFVGDVFGAPLAFEGLLAFFFEATFIGLWIFGWDKLPQKLHLATIWCVSIGSILSAYFIIAANAFMQNPVGYEYNPVTNRAELVDFWALLTNPVALAAFPHTIFGALMFAAGVVISVSAWHLARGQHFDTMRISLKFGLWAMIFSTAGVVLTGDQLGLAMYAAQPMKMAAAEATFNTVCGPDASFSLFTLGTPDGSSELFSIRVPYLLSLLSTHTFDACVHGINDLNAEYATTFADTGLTEFAPILWVTYWAFRWMIGLGMAAALVAVVGLWLTRKGAKKPPAPWMWKLAIWSFPLALVANIMGWVFTEMGRQPWIVFGLMTTQDGVSPGVSGVEVLISLIAFTAIYAALAVVEIRLIIRAAQKGPDTEEQPHEETAQLPSVVY
- the cydB gene encoding cytochrome d ubiquinol oxidase subunit II, which gives rise to MEYMWFWIVAFLFVGYFVLDGFDFGVGMSLPFLGKNDVSRRQVINTIGPIWDLNETWVIVAGACLFASFPEWYATLFSGFYLPLLLILLALILRGVSFEYRHQRESAQWKAGFDRMIVIGSAVPALLWGVAFGNIVQGVAIDANHIYVGGFFALLNPYALLVGATTLLLFFLHGVLFVALKTDGPVHEDARRLVKLAAGPTVLAAAGTVLWTIGIAWERDAPLMLMVVGCGLVAALALIGSVVFSLRGRDGRAFTAGAVSVASAVVMLFAALFPYVMPSTIDPAFSLTIENASSTPYTLTIMSWTALIALPLVLAYQTWTYWIFRKRVTRRSIEGAPAHA
- a CDS encoding helix-turn-helix transcriptional regulator, whose protein sequence is MANGGPVCGPISTFSRVQLLHLVQTRAERTIDELCQATGLHPNTVREHLQRLIEGGYVIQASEHRTTRGRPRTLYSAATGTADASSPIARNKAKAAAERGDLLRRVMPASASALGRDATYQLDALIEHLEESGFEPVVDDEQLTVDLSPCPHAAGRAEDRPMLCTVHLGLMQGVLTQAGGPLAAEAVRTSALPADCAVPAECVVQLTLTEMTAA
- a CDS encoding SseB family protein, which gives rise to MAAKKAKSAKSAKKKPAPEDFRSEALAQALEKQDVAAVALALRHGTTVVPLVKPGARDNPLDSGEVWTYRDPNSGDLALLLFSDARNKPGNLPPGVGIYTADWLRAFLGTHPITTVFLDIAGPHPMQASPEEILKALEA
- a CDS encoding amino-acid N-acetyltransferase; amino-acid sequence: MSEYIVRPARSADIVGIRNLLQPMVEQRILLGKDLAVLYGAVQEFVVAEADGQLIGCGALHVFWEDLGEVRTLLVREDWLHHGVGGAIVGRLEEQARVLGLSRLFCLTFEVDFFGRRGYTPIGEQVVDSDVYSQLLRSGDAGVEEFLDLAHVKPNTLGNTRMLKALN
- the radA gene encoding DNA repair protein RadA, whose translation is MATRKPAPPAYVCTECGWTTAKWVGRCAECQQWGTVQEQGAQTGILSRITPLAPTAAKAARPITQITTEDAPRRTSGVGEFDRVLGGGIVPGAAILLSGEPGVGKSTLLLEVAAKAASSGRRVLYASAEESPAQVRLRAERTGALHDELYLASETDLATILGHIDEVQPQLVIVDSVQTVSSSLIDGAAGQPSQVREVASALIRVAKDRGLPIIIVGHVTKDGQVAGPRVLEHLVDVVCHFEGDRQTSLRFIRALKNRFGPTDEVGCFEMTGDGISEVPDPSGLFLSQGATEPGTCVAISLEGRRALPVEVQALTITTTAPNPRRVVHGLDSSRVAMVLAILERRAGIKTSTLDVYVSTVGGVRFTEPAADLAIAIAVAGSIQQISVPRTVAAVGELSLAGEIRPVTQSAQRRSEAARLGYEQVVDDRSKTLRAALNDVRARNTNRRSDADIPPF